Proteins from a genomic interval of Rosa chinensis cultivar Old Blush chromosome 2, RchiOBHm-V2, whole genome shotgun sequence:
- the LOC112188601 gene encoding uncharacterized protein LOC112188601 — protein MADLVAGAVLGAAFAELCDGVKNKVMPKSTTPQLLRDLVSKLESLGPLISEIKEYNSFLDHPIDEDLEEVEQLVVNGKLLISKCANFKGGPWNNRKKNKYKNKLEELDKSLAPLLERLRGQARDLRMELVRARNSADATEVAVETQSDIEIQPFSRRIQNWMVNRSYGSWGIMFMILFLVSMVMAATGSTGTKWFVFNFGINYLGINNY, from the coding sequence ATGGCGGACCTTGTCGCAGGGGCTGTTCTAGGAGCAGCATTTGCTGAGCTGTGTGATGGTGTTAAAAATAAGGTCATGCCCAAGAGCACGACGCCCCAACTACTCAGAGATCTGGTCTCAAAGCTAGAGTCTTTGGGACCACTGATCTCAGAGATTAAGGAGTACAACAGCTTTCTGGATCATCCGATCGACGAGGATCTAGAGGAAGTAGAACAACTTGTGGTGAATGGCAAATTGCTCATTAGCAAGTGTGCCAACTTCAAGGGTGGTCCGTGGaataacagaaaaaagaataaatacaaaaacaaaCTGGAAGAACTGGACAAGTCTCTCGCCCCGTTGTTAGAAAGACTGCGAGGGCAAGCGAGGGACTTGAGAATGGAGTTGGTCAGAGCAAGGAATTCAGCGGACGCGACAGAAGTCGCGGTTGAAACTCAATCTGACATTGAAATTCAGCCTTTCTCAAGGAGGATTCAGAATTGGATGGTCAACCGAAGCTATGGTTCATGGGGCATCATGTTTATGATTCTGTTTTTGGTAAGTATGGTCATGGCAGCTACTGGTTCTACAGGCACAAAATGGTTTGTATTCAACTTTGGAATTAATTATTTAGGGATTAATAATTACTGA
- the LOC112186023 gene encoding probable disease resistance protein At5g66900, which translates to MADLAAGGAMGVPFTVLYEVIKEVVIKTSMFRPLLEELKSKIEALNPLIAQMDSWNKVLDRPEKELRQFKVQMEKGPELITKCANLSKWKSYKKYKYSNQLLELQSSLQNLLFILQCQQARDVKETLVGVKHVETRVQRVDVNVAVLKEEGMTVMKETLDEVRNIGMVVRRIDKKVEVQNPIVSEVPEPPLVTVGLYVPLRELKMKLLNNDNVSMLVLTAPGGCGKTTLATKFCQDEEVKDIFKNNIFFITVTKKSTFNHIVQGLHQRKSTDVPMFQDEVTAVKWLRKFLMEEGQNHVLLVLDDVWSESKYILEKFDEVKMPNFKILVTSRSQFPEYGSIYHLKSLNDTDAMTLFRHSASLGDGQWNSLAREIVAPCKGYPLAIKVVGKSLRGKPIEFWRKRALEWSKGDSIIDSETEVLLRLQTSLDALDEKEALIKECFLDLGSFPQDQRIPAGALIDMWAGLYEDLDKDFLAITNMYELTTRSLADLVVTRKETVEDDDYYSEHFVTQHDLLRQLAVYQAKLDPNKKRLIIGNRGDNLPKCLTEQKHQPIKPRLLSISSDETFSTNLHNIQLADVEVLVLNFSTKSYALPEFVEKMVNLKVLIVTNHGFIPAELSNFHLLDSLPNLKRIRLERVSIPSITKHPIQLKSLKKISLFMCSIGKAFCNCSFEISNALPNLEELNIDYCNDLVKLPDELCNLVRLKKLSITNCHKLSALPQEIGKLGKVEVLRLRSCTDLVKLPCSVKDLERLDFLDISDCFSIVELPEDIGELSSLRKINMRQCSRLQELPLSILDLEKLEEVICDEETARLWEPFPSGLRDGVVKEVKEEFSLDWLQKIQY; encoded by the exons ATGGCGGACCTCGCTGCAGGTGGTGCTATGGGAGTGCCGTTTACTGTGCTGTATGAAGTGATTAAGGAAgtggtgatcaagacttcgatGTTTAGACCTCTCCTTGAAGAGCTGAAGTCAAAGATAGAAGCTTTGAATCCACTGATTGCTCAGATGGACAGCTGGAATAAGGTGTTGGATCGTCCAGAGAAGGAACTTAGGCAATTTAAAGTACAAATGGAGAAGGGCCCTGAGCTTATTACCAAGTGCGCCAATCTTAGCAAGTGGAAAAGCTACAAAAAGTATAAATACAGCAACCAGCTTCTTGAATTGCAGAGCTCTCTTCAGAATCTGCTGTTTATACTGCAATGCCAACAAGCAAGGGATGTGAAGGAGACCTTGGTTGGAGTAAAGCATGTAGAGACGAGGGTGCAGCGAGTGGATGTGAATGTTGCGGTGTTAAAAGAAGAAGGGATGACTGTTATGAAGGAGACCTTGGATGAGGTAAGAAATATAGGGATGGTGGTCCGGCGGATTGATAAGAAAGTTGAGGTACAGAACCCAATAGTTAGTGAAGTACCTGAACCTCCATTGGTTACAGTTGGATTGTATGTGCCTTTgagggaattgaagatgaagcTTCTTAACAATGATAATGTATCAATGCTTGTGCTAACTGCTCCTGGAGGCTGCGGGAAAACCACATTGGCCACAAAGTTTTGCCAagatgaagaagtcaaag ATATATTCAAGAacaatatcttcttcatcactGTTACAAAGAAGTCAACCTTCAACCATATTGTACAAGGACTACATCAACGTAAGAGTACCGACGTACCTATGTTCCAAGATGAAGTAACTGCTGTTAAGTGGCTGCGGAAATTTCTAATGGAAGAAGGACAGAACCATGTACTGTTGGTCCTGGATGATGTTTGGTCTGAATCAAAATATATTCTTGAAAAATTTGATGAAGTGAAAATGCCAAATTTCAAGATTCTGGTGACATCAAGATCACAGTTTCCAGAATATGGCTCAATTTACCATCTAAAGTCATTGAATGATACAGATGCAATGACTCTTTTCCGCCATTCAGCATCCCTGGGAGATGGTCAATGGAATAGTCTTGCTAGAGAG ATTGTAGCGCCTTGTAAGGGATATCCACTTGCAATTAAAGTGGTTGGAAAATCACTTCGCGGAAAACCGATTGAGTTCTGGCGCAAAAGAGCATTGGAGTGGTCTAAAGGTGATTCTATTATTGATTCCGAGACTGAAGTGCTTCTTCGCCTTCAAACCAGCTTAGATGCTTTGGATGAAAAAGAAGCTCTCATCAAAGAATGTTTTTTAGACCTTGGTTCATTTCCCCAAGACCAAAGAATTCCAGCAGGTGCTCTGATTGATATGTGGGCAGGGTTATATGAAGATCTCGATAAAGATTTTCTGGCCATTACAAACATGTATGAGCTTACCACCCGAAGTTTGGCTGATCTTGTAGTCACAAG GAAGGAGACAGTGGAGGATGATGACTACTACAGTGAGCACTTTGTCACCCAACATGATTTGCTCAGACAGCTCGCTGTCTACCAAGCGAAACTAGACCCAAATAAAAAACGACTGATCATAGGCAACCGTGGAGACAATCTACCGAAGTGCTTGACTGAACAGAAGCATCAACCAATTAAACCTCGCCTGTTATCTATCTCCTCTG ATGAAACGTTCTCGACAAATTTACACAACATTCAACTAGCTGATGTTGAGGTTCTAGTTTTGAATTTCAGCACAAAGAGTTACGCTTTACCCGAATTTGTGGAGAAAATGGTTAATCTGAAGGTTCTAATAGTTACAAATCATGGTTTCATACCTGCTGAATTGAGTAATTTCCACCTACTGGACTCTTTACCGAATCTGAAGAGAATCAGACTAGAGCGTGTTTCAATTCCTTCTATAACCAAGCATCCCATACAGTTGAAGAGTTTAAAGAAGATCTCTTTATTCATGTGCAGTATTGGTAAAGCTTTCTGCAATTGCTCCTTCGAAATTTCAAATGCATTGCCAAATTTAGAGGAACTGAATATTGACTAttgcaatgatttggtgaaatTGCCTGATGAGCTCTGCAATCTGGTTCGCCTAAAGAAGCTCAGTATCACCAACTGTCATAAGCTATCTGCCTTGCCTCAAGAGATTGGGAAACTGGGTAAGGTAGAAGTTTTGCGGCTAAGGTCTTGTACGGACTTGGTAAAACTTCCATGCTCAGTTAAAGACCTTGAAAGATTAGATTTTCTTGACATATCTGATTGCTTCAGCATTGTGGAGTTGCCTGAAGACATTGGTGAGCTGAGCAGTTTAAGAAAGATCAACATGAGACAGTGCTCTAGATTGCAAGAGCTCCCCTTATCAATTTTGGACCTTGAGAAACTAGAGGAAGTGATATGCGATGAAGAGACAGCAAGGCTTTGGGAACCCTTCCCATCCGGACTTCGCGACGGAGTGGTAAAGGAAGTCAAAGAAGAATTCAGCCTAGATTGGCTCCAAAAGATTCAATATTGA